The Edaphobacter sp. 12200R-103 genome contains a region encoding:
- a CDS encoding class I SAM-dependent methyltransferase gives MNSPANFDPIARPYRTLEYLTLGRKLEQTRLHFLPKLGMAHNALALGDGDGRFLASFLAANTSVQATAVDSSAAMLELLRRRCSRYEDRLKTVQANALTFTPATDVPYDLVVSHFFLDCFTEEQLEQLIARITPALRPGGRWLISDFRIPPGNMHLPTRVFIRGLYLAFRILTGLPVTHLPDHAGLLSEAGFQCIGRQMFLSGILTTELWELKSH, from the coding sequence ATGAACAGCCCAGCGAACTTCGATCCCATCGCCCGGCCATATCGCACGCTTGAATATCTAACACTGGGACGAAAGCTAGAGCAGACTCGATTGCACTTTCTCCCCAAGTTGGGAATGGCTCACAATGCCCTCGCTCTCGGGGATGGAGACGGACGTTTTCTCGCCAGCTTCCTTGCAGCCAATACTTCGGTGCAGGCAACCGCGGTCGACAGCAGCGCCGCGATGCTTGAACTTCTGCGCCGTCGCTGCAGCCGCTATGAGGATCGCCTGAAAACTGTGCAGGCCAACGCACTCACCTTCACACCAGCAACAGATGTTCCCTACGATCTCGTCGTGAGCCATTTCTTTCTGGATTGTTTTACAGAAGAGCAGTTGGAGCAGCTGATCGCCAGGATCACTCCCGCACTAAGGCCGGGAGGTCGATGGCTCATCTCCGATTTCCGCATCCCACCGGGAAACATGCATTTGCCTACGCGCGTATTCATACGCGGCCTCTACCTTGCATTTCGAATCCTGACGGGACTGCCCGTCACGCATCTTCCGGACCATGCAGGGCTCCTCTCAGAAGCGGGGTTTCAGTGTATAGGCCGGCAGATGTTTCTCTCGGGTATTCTTACCACCGAACTGTGGGAATTAAAGAGCCATTGA